In the genome of Lactuca sativa cultivar Salinas chromosome 3, Lsat_Salinas_v11, whole genome shotgun sequence, the window ttttcttttaatcaGATTCGAGATTAAAGATCTTCATATTATGCTTCCGCGTTTTACGTTTTGGTTATAAAAAtaaccaacaattggtatcagagcttactTGAATCTGTTACTAGAAAATTTTGATTGGATTATAAACCATTAAAATTGTGGGATATTTTCCGATCTGATAACATTTGATGTATAACATACTTGTATACGTAACTTTGTCTTCTTGTTCTTTTCGGACATTTTTTTTCTTGCTTGAAAGCAAGATGGTATGAGATTGTGATGCTTTAAGTGTTTCTCTTATGTTACGGTTGTGAATGATTTAAAATACAAGCCAATGTTTAATTGACTACTTTACTTGTGGATGTCCAATAATAATATCAAAGCTTTATTCTTTTAATTGATTTaaaagattttatgtttattaaagtctaataaagaaatcaaagatatcaGTGACCATGAGGGGTTTTATCAAGTATCTAAACTTTTAGATACATACGATATATTTAaagaatatatgtatatataatttggagactataatttttttttcaaatcttcaTCATGATAAAACCCAATCTGGATTAATATATTGTTTATTTGTATATCTTTGATTCAATTAAACCTTTTGACTATAGATTCGTGTCTTTTCCAACTTTTAGTAAAACTGCAGACATTAGGGTACGTAGCAGCAGCCTTTGCTATTTATAATTTGGTTTCATTTTTTCAATTATTAATTTTTGTGGCCACATACAATTGTGTATGCTCAATgtaactttgttccagattttaaTCCATATTTTAAGTAGCAAATGGTCACAAGTTGACATGTGTGTAAGAATTAACCTTAAAATGAAGTAGCAATTTTTTTTTACCATAAAGTTATATATTTAAATTATGAAATTATGGTACgaataagtttttaaaattatgGTGTATGAAATTGCTACCTATTTTAATATGTTCAACTTGTATGGTTAATTTTGGTATGTAATATTTAATTATTGCAGGTTTAATCTTATGAGTAAATATTTAAATTAcggtgaaattaaatatttaaaattattaaaaaaagttGTACAAAAACATGCAATAGAGTTTATGGAAACTTATAAACGTGTTTTTGATTATTGATAAATTTCATTTATgacatattatttattttaagggTAAATTAATTGACACAATATATCGCCAAAGCGATCtcttttgtgaaaattaatttaCAAAGAACTTAAATTTTATGGTTTGTATTTATTACTGCGGATATTAATCGACCCAAAGGTAGGTTAATATTTGGCCGGATAAATACATGTTTGATGATAAATATGCGACGATTTTTTAGGTTACATGTCATtaataagtcaatccaaagagGGATTTATTAATTGACATGATATATTGTCAATTcttattatcaaaatttatagtttatgtgtttattaatgcGGGTATTAGCCGACCCAAAGGTAAACTGATATTTGGCTGAATAAACATATATGTGGTGATAAACGTGTGACGATTTTTTGGTTCCATATGATtaataagtcaatccaaagagggtcttgttaattgacatgatttattgtcaacgtttatatttaaaataaggACATCTCTTGCAAGTTAGTATTACTGTCCAAAGACTTGATATTAATGTTGTGTTGATACCTTGTAAAAATGTCATAAATTGAAATTATTGATTACGATTTATGGATTAATGAGCATAAAAGTAGATTTACCTATACTCTCAAAATAGAAATTTGAATTATGGTATTATACCTGTTAACATTGATCACACTTATGATTCTTACTCAATGAGATTAACTTTATGGAATGCAATGAGGACATTATGTTAGTTCTCAATTGCGTGGATATTGACCATTCATTTTGGATAGAACAACATTCTTTGAGGATGTTGAGTTTGGGGGAGAAACAAGGTTAAAACATTGTCCTTAAGGAGGAATCAATCTTGATTCCTATTATTGCTTTTGATAGTATGCAAATTATGAATCAGTGATCGACAATGTTTTTCAATCTCCTATTTTGATTACACAAACTCAATAACCTCAACTTTGGATATCCTATGTGTGGTACCACATTTATCATCAATTTATTATCTCTTTTGGTTTTGGGGTAAATACAGTAAATGATATTGTGTATCACATATTAAGTGGGAGTAAATTTATCTTTCTGGTTTTGGGTCGATATCTATACAACctaagtttggatcataagaaAGTAGTCAAATGAATTTTGAGATATCTATATATAACAAAAGGCTATATGCTCAACTATAGGAAATCAGATGTTTTGGAGATGATTTTATTAGATGCCAAAATGGTTACCGATCCATATCGAGATACTTTTACATTTTAGCATGATGAACCACTTCATGGAATAGACTTCGGTAGCATCTTCCATAATGGCATCATAATTTATAGCATGAAATATGGTTGCGAAAATTTGTCACGAGGCTACACATTATTGGTATTGAAAGACCATTAAAGTTGTGATAATAAATCAGCAATGTTATATTCCAATAACAGAAGTTCTATTAAATCAAAGCATATTGACATCAAGTTTCCTTCTGTTAACACAATAGTGCAaaatggaaatatatatataGTACATATAAACAAACTCCATGAAAGCGGATCCGCTCATAAAGGGATTACCTCCCTAGGTCTTTCATGAGCATACTACACACGTTGGTGTGATATTTGGTTTTAGTGGGAGTTTTATGGTGCGTTATGTCTTGTTTAAGAATATGTTTTTTTGTACAGAATTAAGAATTCGGTTAACTCCATTATTAGTTGcacttatttgaattttgatctcACTTCAAGTTAAAAAGGAACTCGTTGGAAATCTATTTAGATTTTAAAACCACACTTCATGTTTAATCTATGTCGttagttatatatgtatatgtgaccATTTATAGGTTTAGTTACGTAAATTGTAACGAAGACCGCTTTGATCCTATACTATTATGATTAGTGGACGAGATTGTTTAAAGGTACCAATATTATGATAGCATTCATTAAAGCGATTATACGGTTATATGTACATTTATATATTTGTGGTCCAGTGGGAGATTGTTAAATAATTATGGGAccacttcatatatatgtaatgttatCATGAAATCAATTTATGGTAAGAATATAAATTGTTGATGGAccaatttatagaatatttacttACCATGTGGGTTGAGTTCCCGGTTTGACTTAAGATCCTCAAGATCCATTCCATctctcacattagggtttatatccaTCTATAAATACATGTGATGATGAGCAAATCAAAACACATGAAAATACACTAAGAAATCCGTATGGTTCATTGTTGGGGGATTTTAGAGAGAGCTCTTGagatcaactggaaagctcttccTAGTCTCTAGATCTGAAAATCTCAATGGAACAAGGTATCTAatcattctttcatgtttaagttttcttttaatcaGATTCGAGATTAAAGATCTTCATATTATGCTTCCGCGTTTTACGTTTTGGTTATAAAAATAACCAACATGTGTCCCCTGTGAGACAACTTAACCTGTGAGACAACTTAACACGAGCTGCTCAAATGGTGCAGTTTACCATATAGTCATGCCTTAAAACTTGGTTAAATATTTGGTTGTTGCTTGTAGTTACCTTTAAAGGTatcatttttttttgtctttcGTCAGGCGATTTATGGAATAAGAACTTTTAAATGTTCCTTAATGTTGCGTTAACCTCTTGTGAACTAGACGACTTAATGTAGTCTCTGTCTCACCTTGTTCCACCTTTTTGAACgaacaaaaaaaatatacaattttTGTTCCATCGACACAATACAAGGATATCTGTCGTGTCTTGCAAAACAAACGGGCCCCTCAAATTTTTTGACAATGAGATTGTACTTTCTTGGAAGTAAACAaattatgcataagaaacaagaAAACATTTTAGAAACCTCATGCTTATTAGAGGTGACAAGTGCAAAGAGTTATTGATACAACGAACATGAAAAACCATCAACAATTACTTATAAAAAAAAAGGCCTTAATTATAATTTGAGATGATTATTTAGCCCGAGGATCATCACTTTCTAAAGAAACCCCACGGGGATCTTCCCTAACTAACAATGCCAATACGTTGTGTGAACTCCATATTTTGGTTAAATTAGCACTTGAGTCACTTAAAGTGATAGCAAAAACAGCATCAAATCCACCTGCCCCTGGAACTCCACCCAACAACACACCTTCTGTGTCCATCGTCACATCCAGGAGTCTAGTCTGAGATTCAGGTTCGATCTGTAAAATTCAAATGCATATATTGtgattaaatataattaataattgCATCTGTATCATTATTTATGTCAAATAAACAGTAATTTATAGCTCTTTGTTATTCAGCATCACTTCTGAacacaagggtaaaatggtcatttactcataTTTCGACAACTGAAACAATCTTTTGAACTCAAGACTGAATTTGGATAACTTATGTTTGACTTTGAAGTTAGATGATGAAAAAGtaatgaatttataacaaaaaaaaaactaactaacCGGGATGCCTGCAGCCTCACCCATCTGTCGCATGAGGGAGCGGATGTTTTGCATGGAATCTCTTGCTCCCAATAGTGCTTTAACTATTTCTACATCACTTGTTTTACTAAATTGCCCCTCCCACTGCTCAACCAACaattattttctttatatttGGAAGGCATTGCTATAATTAGGTAGAATTTTTAACCCTAGTTTAAATAAAAGAGACAAAAGGAATCACCTTCTCTGATTTAAGCATGCTGCAGCTTTCAACAACAGTTTTGTATGAATCCCAGTTTTCTGCAGCCAATTTGCTTAACAAATTAAGGTGTTGTTCAAGTTCAGAATTTGCTTCTGACAACTTGTTCCATGTTTCTGTTGACTTTTGTGGGTCAGATTTTTGCCATTTCTTCACAGCACCAACCATAGATGGTGTTGATGATCCTCCACTCCCGGGTTCTCCCAATACCTtacaaaaaaaatcacaaaatcattaaaatacaaaaaataaaaactaaaagattgtaattattgttattgttagCATATTCACCAGATTCATTAATGGTGGCAAGGAGAATTTAGTCCTTTCATGATCCCACTTTCCTTTCAACACTTCACCAATCACTTCATCTAATGGTGTGCTACACACAGCTTcctgtaatcataaaacaatATAGTGTCTAATTGACTAATTCAATAACATTGAAATATTATAAAGGTTTTTTTTTCCCATTAAGCCCTGTATGGGTAAAGTAGTTGAAGGGGTAATGATGTTTGTCTAACTGTGCACATTAAGTGCTTAACCGATTAAgcccattaagtcaaaaagaaacatccCTAAAgtctaatgtgtgtgtgtgtgtgtgtgtgtgagagagagagagagagagagagagagagagagagagagagagatacctGAGCTGAGGAAATGATTTTTGGTGAAAAGCGGACATAGCGATGGCTTCCATAAACAGCAGAACTAACATCAAAACCACTGCCAACTTTCCCTTGAGCAATGCAGTGAGCAGTTTGAGCTATCATATGCACAGTATCCAAATTTGAACTGAAGTCATTTTTTTGATCTTTACTGGAACTTAAAAGATCAACAACTCCAAGGTAATGTAGTAAAGCAGCTACTACAGCAGTTGTCATGGCTGCAGATGATCCTAACCCAGTTTTTGCAACTTCAGGCTTGATGTTTTTTTCTCCATTTGATTCTTCAGCATTAAAAGTAATTGATGTGAATGGTGAAAGAGAAGCCAATGATTCCGGGACTAAAGGGAGCCCACGTGCTTCAATCTAAACTTGTACATACAACTTTTCAGATACTTCAAAGTACTAAAtttcaagaaatagcaatgcactttcattTCTTTGTGcattatagcatcttactttgaCTTCTTTCTATTACAACTTTGTACATTGTGCATTgcaattttactttttttttttcgtaTTAGGAGTAGGACATTGTGTAAATTTTTCAAAGTAGAAAGTTGTAATATGGAAAAAATTGAAAGTAGGATGATATAAATAACAAATGAATGTGAGGAGTACATTGCTTTTCTTGCAACTGACCCAATTTCAAATCTCTTTATACAATTAGCATTGAAAGGGCAACTGATTTTGCTTTACAGAATGATATATACCTGATTCCGATATGAATAGAAGTCATTGCAACCCAAGATTGTAATATCCATACCTGTATAAATAATCAGTTAGTCATCAGAATGCTGAGTTCGTTTTATTCAGTAAAATATGCAAATATGAAGCCTATATTGTACCTTGTGACAGTAATTTGTGCAAATCATTCCTCTTATTCTTGTCCAGTGTGGCATATGCTGCTGCTATGGAATATTGGACTGCATACTCAACAAAGGGGTTCCTTGATTCACTGAGATTGAAGCAAAAGTTGATGAAGATCAGTGATAAGACTTTTTAAGCCACACCTTAAAAAACCAATAATCGTTCCCATTTTTCTTTATCAACTGCTCTAAATCATTTGTTGGTATTCAACATACATTGTTCTAAACATTCAATCAAAACACTTACCTTGAACATTGAAGTGTAAAATCTTTTAGTGACATTTTGTATGTAGTTTCTCTTGACATCTGAGGAGAGTTTACCTTCACTTCCATCCATTCCTGAAAACAAAAGAGATAAGGACTATAGTCACACAAATGCATTATATTGTTCTAAAAGGCATTATCTTCATAGATATATAAACAAATAACAGGTGCAAATACATGTTTGATTATTGCATTActagaagaaaagaaaaaaaaaacaaatttcaacATAGATCACTCACCTCTGCCAAACAATCAGATCCCACTGCATCATAAAGTGGCTTAAGAATAGCATAAAATCGAGCATTTGTACTGAGAACGATTCCTGCATTGGGTCTCTCCAATACCAGATAACCACCAGTCATCAGAACCTTCCCCGGAGCAGAAGCAACCCTAAAAAGATCAAAACTCA includes:
- the LOC111909094 gene encoding phosphomevalonate kinase, peroxisomal, encoding MAVVASAPGKVLMTGGYLVLERPNAGIVLSTNARFYAILKPLYDAVGSDCLAEEWMEVKVNSPQMSRETTYKMSLKDFTLQCSSESRNPFVEYAVQYSIAAAYATLDKNKRNDLHKLLSQGMDITILGCNDFYSYRNQIEARGLPLVPESLASLSPFTSITFNAEESNGEKNIKPEVAKTGLGSSAAMTTAVVAALLHYLGVVDLLSSSKDQKNDFSSNLDTVHMIAQTAHCIAQGKVGSGFDVSSAVYGSHRYVRFSPKIISSAQEAVCSTPLDEVIGEVLKGKWDHERTKFSLPPLMNLVLGEPGSGGSSTPSMVGAVKKWQKSDPQKSTETWNKLSEANSELEQHLNLLSKLAAENWDSYKTVVESCSMLKSEKWEGQFSKTSDVEIVKALLGARDSMQNIRSLMRQMGEAAGIPIEPESQTRLLDVTMDTEGVLLGGVPGAGGFDAVFAITLSDSSANLTKIWSSHNVLALLVREDPRGVSLESDDPRAK